A single window of Zeugodacus cucurbitae isolate PBARC_wt_2022May chromosome X, idZeuCucr1.2, whole genome shotgun sequence DNA harbors:
- the LOC105218325 gene encoding polyamine-transporting ATPase 13A3 isoform X4: MCNKINCVQADPKPCFGFLNAQEDDEMQITGYKRSLLRTILCWFFISLTGGLLRLVMHWWRHWYLIATHEKCALEIAEKVLIQEHYQGKHVIYYVKTVEELNASMPMKSIQQRAGFSPSLLAKNRASGNENTLTLETQREIEIDEKNFHFSVHFSSALFKQTKSMRIINCKQLRYVWDNQTQSFNKLKGLDVNVSSAYFHQQRGLPVQEQLSRRLAYGPNEITVPVKDLKTLLVLEMLNPFYVFQIFSVILWFTYDYYYYACVILLMTMFGIGMSIIQTKKNQDSLRETVINRGCAMVVSETGQVRETGTESLVPGDVIEIPTNGCTMHCDAVLLSGNCILDESMLTGESVPVTKTPLPMKRDLIYDKKEHARHTLFCGTKVIQTRYIGSEKVLAIVVNTGNITAKGGLVRSILYPPPVDYKFEQDSYKFIECLGLIALIGFIYTLVTKVLRGVEPVKIAVESLDLITIVVPPALPAAMTVGRFYAQKRLKLKNIYCISPRSINVAGSIDCCCFDKTGTLTEEGLDMWGVVPKTVTNEFQMPIKQIQRLPFDNFLFGMVTCHSITIMNGKLMGDPLDLKMFESTGWILEDQKNVPDSQKYGLIHPTIVRQPKKEFDAELPQNAELPVQRQSSIDDLLADVGLLNGETNNDHGIVREFPFTSNLQRMSVITRRLSGSNFNVYCKGSPEMLQQLCQPCSLPENYSQQLAFFAKRGYRIIAMAYKPLSPKMSYIKAQRLAREIVESDLEFLGFVVMENRLKPDTTEVIATLTNANIRTVMITGDNLLTAISVARDCGIVSTEQAVVTVNARQVLKKERYEYELYYTLEIGGTDDTTKELVNGADIISLQSSVNNSADGNYRIFNGDITSLSSVSLTLPNSSSLASVETCETWTHQDPELGLVNAKHEKKDLSPTWRNNYKFAMIGRTWQIIRDNFPYELKNFVVRGAIFARMSPEQKQALIMELQQLDYCVAMCGDGANDCGALKVAHTGISLSESESAIASPFTSRNPTIECVPNVIKEGRAALVTSFGIFKYMAAYSMVQFISVMILYSIDSNLTDKQYLYVDLGLISVFAFFFGKTGVYVGPLAKQVPLSSLISLAPLSSIILHLLVVVGFQTAGWFQLHQQVWFKPFKHSDEDHLGCTENYTMFAISSFQYIILAFIFSKGAPYRKPIWSNIPLSLSMLINLAIVCYLVIYPSQWMREFFQLVVPDDFGFRYWMLFYGVVNFVVHVIVEAFVVEYLLFQKVQVRRDRNMQKSKRKYMHVEYDLRCCKSWPPISQSCEAFDCSAPLEENKPTYIEISAEQNFDTPASQNNALNSFFGTETIQAVQTLPTVAECGVLSESETTQSLLKEKQTSSGDTNVNHIS, translated from the exons atgtgtaataaaataaattgtgttcAAGCAG atccCAAACCATGTTTTGGGTTCCTGAATGCGCAAGAAGATGATGAGATGCAAATTACTGGTTACAAGCGTTCCTTATTACGCACCATATTATGTTGGTTCTTCATATCGCTGACTGGTGGACTGTTGCGTCTTGTAATGCATTGGTGGCGTCATTGGTACCTGATTGCAACACACGAGAAATGTGCACTGGAAATCGCCGAAAAGGTTTTAATACAAGAGCACTACCAAGGCAAACACGTAATATATTATGTGAAGACAGTCGAAGAACTAAATGCTTCAATGCCGAT gaaatctATACAACAGCGGGCAGGATTTTCGCCAAGCTTGCTAGCGAAAAACagagcttctggcaatgagaacaCATTGACATTAGAAACGCAGcgagaaattgaaattgatgagaagaattttcattttagtGTGCACTTTTCCTCAGCATTATTTAAAC aaaCTAAAAGTATGCGTATAATCAATTGCAAACAATTGCGTTACGTATGGGACAATCAAACACAAtcatttaacaaattaaaaggACTCGATGTAAATGTGTCGAGCGCATACTTTCATCAGCAGCGCGGTCTGCCAGTGCAGGAACAATTGTCACGGCGCTTAGCATATGGACCAAATGAAATAACAGTGCCCGTTAAAGACCTAAAGACTTTACTAGTTTTAGAAATGCTTAATCCTTTCTACGTTTTCCAAATATTCTCGGTAATATTATGGTTCACATATGACTACTATTACTATGCGTGTGTGATATTGCTTATGACAATGTTTGGCATTGGCATGTCAATTATACAAACTAAGAAG AATCAAGATTCACTGCGTGAAACTGTAATAAATAGAGGTTGTGCGATGGTTGTATCGGAGACTGGACAAGTGCGCGAAACAGGCACTGAGAGTTTAGTGCCTGGCGATGTGATCGAAATACCCACCAACGGCTGTACTATGCATTGTGATGCCGTACTTCTATCCGGAAATTGCATTCTGGATGAATCAATGCTTACAG GTGAAAGCGTGCCTGTTACAAAAACGCCTTTACCAATGAAACGTGATTTGATATACGACAAGAAGGAACATGCAAGACACACACTATTTTGTGGCACAAAAGTTATACAAACGCGTTATATTGGTTCTGAAAAAGTCTTGGCGATTGTTGTTAACACTGGCAACATAACTGCCAAAGGTGGACTTGTACGTTCAATACTCTATCCACCACCAGTTGACTATAAATTCGAACAGGACTcctataaatttattgaatgttTGGGTTTAATTGCCTTGATTggctttatttataccttagtgaCGAAG GTATTACGTGGCGTAGAGCCGGTCAAAATTGCTGTCGAGTCTTTAGACCTTATAACAATTGTTGTGCCACCTGCACTACCAGCTGCCATGACAGTGGGCCGTTTTTATGCACAAAAGCGTCTTAAGCTTaagaatatatattgtatttcacCACGTTCAATTAATGTTGCTGGCAGTATTGATTGCTGTTGTTTCGACAAG ACAGGCACGCTAACGGAAGAGGGTTTAGACATGTGGGGTGTAGTGCCGAAAACTGTTACAAATGAATTTCAAATGCCCATCAAACAGATACAGCGCTTACCTTTTGATAATTTCTTATTTGGCATGGTGACATGTCATTCCATAACTATTATGAATGGCAAACTGATGGGTGACCCACTAGATTTGAAGATGTTTGAGTCTACTGGATGGATTTTAGAAGACCAAAAAAATGTGCCAGACAGCCAAAAGTATGGTCTAATACATCCCACCATCGTGAGACAACCAAAAAAAG aatttgaTGCTGAGTTGCCGCAGAATGCGGAGTTGCCAGTACAACGGCAATCATCGATTGACGATTTACTGGCGGATGTTGGTCTACTTAATGGTGAAACGAACAATGATCATGGTATTGTGCGTGAATTTCCATTTACATCTAACTTGCAGCGCATGTCCGTTATTACGCGTCGTCTGAGTGGTTCTAATTTTAATGTATACTGCAAGGGCTCACCTGAGATGCTGCAGCAACTTTGCCAACCATGCAGTTTGCCAGAGAATTACTCCCAGCAATTGGCGTTTTTCGCCAAACGTGGATACCGTATTATTGCAATGGCTTATAAACCCCTCAGCCCTAAAATGAGTTATATTAAGGCGCAACGTTTGGCACGTGAAATAGTTGAGAGCGATTTGGAGTTTCTTGGTTTCGTTGTGATGGAGAACCGCCTGAAACCGGATACAACGGAGGTGATAGCAACATTAACAAATGCTAACATACGTACGGTTATGATAACTGGCGATAATCTTCTGACAGCGATAAGTGTGGCACGTGATTGTGGTATTGTTTCAACGGAACAAGCAGTGGTCACGGTAAACGCACGACAAGTACTAAAAAAAGAACGTTATGAGTATGAACTCTATTACACGCTTGAGATAGGCGGTACGGACGATACTACTAAGGAATTAGTAAATGGTGCGGATATAATATCACTACAATCATCCGTAAACAACTCGGCTGATGGAAATTATCGCATTTTTAATGGTGATATTACATCCTTAAGTAGCGTTTCATTGACACTACCCAACAGTAGTAGTCTAGCGAGTGTGGAGACTTGTGAAACGTGGACGCATCAAGATCCTGAATTGGGTTTGGTTAACGCTAAACACGAGAAGAAAGACCTCTCGCCAACCTGGCGTAACAATTATAAATTCGCAATGATCGGTAGAACATGGCAAATTATACGCGACAATTTTCCGTATGAATTAAAGAATTTCGTTGTACGTGGTGCTATTTTTGCGCGTATGTCACCGGAACAAAAGCAGGCATTAATAATGGAACTGCAACAGCTTGACTACTGCGTCGCTATGTGCGGCGATGGTGCAAACGACTGTGGTGCTTTGAAAGTGGCGCATACTGGCATTTCGTTGAGCGAAAGTGAGTCGGCAATTGCGTCGCCATTTACATCGCGTAATCCAACAATTGAATGTGTGCCAAATGTCATCAAGGAAGGCAGAGCCGCATTAGTAACGTCATTtggtatatttaaatacatggcTGCATATTCCATGGTACAATTCATATCAGTTATGATTCTATATTCCATTGACTCCAACTTGACGGATAAACAGTATTTATATGTTGATTTGGGACTGATATCTGTGTTCGCATTTTTCTTCGGCAAAACCGGCGTGTACGTTGGACCACTCGCTAAGCAAGTCCCATTAAGCTCGCTTATCTCCTTAGCGCCACTATCATCAATTATATTGCATTTACTTGTCGTGGTGGGATTCCAAACGGCCG GTTGGTTCCAGTTGCATCAGCAGGTCTGGTTTAAACCTTTCAAACACAGTGATGAAGATCACTTAGGGTGCACCGAAAACTACACTATGTTCGCCATATCCAGTTTTCAGTATATTATACTcgcatttatattttctaagGGCGCGCCATACCGCAAACCGATTTGGTCGAATATTCCACTATCGCTCTCAATGCTTATAAATCTTGCAATCGTTtgttatttagttatttacCCCTCGCAATGGATGCGAGAGTTTTTCCAACTGGTTGTACCCGACGATTTCGGCTTCCGATATTGGATGTTATTTTATGGAGTGGTGAATTTTGTGGTGCATGTAATTGTTGAGGCATTCGTCGTGGAGTATTTACTGTTTCAAAAAGTGCAGGTGCGTCGTGACAGAAACATGCAAAAATCGAAGCGAAAATATATGCATGTGGAATACGATTTGCGTTGTTGCAAGAGTTGGCCGCCCATATCACAGTCTTGTGAAGCATTCGATTGTTCAGCACCGCTGGAAGAGAATAAACCCACGTATATAGAGATAAGTGCCGAACAAAACTTCGACACGCCTGCATCACAAAATAATgcattaaatagtttttttggtaCGGAAACAATTCAAGCCGTACAAACTTTGCCAACGGTAGCCGAGTGCGGTGTGCTTAGTGAATCCGAAACCACCCAGTCGCTGTTGAAGGAGAAGCAAACGAGCAGTGGTGATACGAATGTGAACCACATTTCATGA
- the LOC105218325 gene encoding polyamine-transporting ATPase 13A3 isoform X2, translated as MHIYASQLPFVLRRLSIARAAECKVIESSLGDVNIVSSMCNKINCVQADPKPCFGFLNAQEDDEMQITGYKRSLLRTILCWFFISLTGGLLRLVMHWWRHWYLIATHEKCALEIAEKVLIQEHYQGKHVIYYVKTVEELNASMPMKSIQQRAGFSPSLLAKNRASGNENTLTLETQREIEIDEKNFHFSVHFSSALFKQTKSMRIINCKQLRYVWDNQTQSFNKLKGLDVNVSSAYFHQQRGLPVQEQLSRRLAYGPNEITVPVKDLKTLLVLEMLNPFYVFQIFSVILWFTYDYYYYACVILLMTMFGIGMSIIQTKKNQDSLRETVINRGCAMVVSETGQVRETGTESLVPGDVIEIPTNGCTMHCDAVLLSGNCILDESMLTGESVPVTKTPLPMKRDLIYDKKEHARHTLFCGTKVIQTRYIGSEKVLAIVVNTGNITAKGGLVRSILYPPPVDYKFEQDSYKFIECLGLIALIGFIYTLVTKVLRGVEPVKIAVESLDLITIVVPPALPAAMTVGRFYAQKRLKLKNIYCISPRSINVAGSIDCCCFDKTGTLTEEGLDMWGVVPKTVTNEFQMPIKQIQRLPFDNFLFGMVTCHSITIMNGKLMGDPLDLKMFESTGWILEDQKNVPDSQKYGLIHPTIVRQPKKEFDAELPQNAELPVQRQSSIDDLLADVGLLNGETNNDHGIVREFPFTSNLQRMSVITRRLSGSNFNVYCKGSPEMLQQLCQPCSLPENYSQQLAFFAKRGYRIIAMAYKPLSPKMSYIKAQRLAREIVESDLEFLGFVVMENRLKPDTTEVIATLTNANIRTVMITGDNLLTAISVARDCGIVSTEQAVVTVNARQVLKKERYEYELYYTLEIGGTDDTTKELVNGADIISLQSSVNNSADGNYRIFNGDITSLSSVSLTLPNSSSLASVETCETWTHQDPELGLVNAKHEKKDLSPTWRNNYKFAMIGRTWQIIRDNFPYELKNFVVRGAIFARMSPEQKQALIMELQQLDYCVAMCGDGANDCGALKVAHTGISLSESESAIASPFTSRNPTIECVPNVIKEGRAALVTSFGIFKYMAAYSMVQFISVMILYSIDSNLTDKQYLYVDLGLISVFAFFFGKTGVYVGPLAKQVPLSSLISLAPLSSIILHLLVVVGFQTAGWFQLHQQVWFKPFKHSDEDHLGCTENYTMFAISSFQYIILAFIFSKGAPYRKPIWSNIPLSLSMLINLAIVCYLVIYPSQWMREFFQLVVPDDFGFRYWMLFYGVVNFVVHVIVEAFVVEYLLFQKVQVRRDRNMQKSKRKYMHVEYDLRCCKSWPPISQSCEAFDCSAPLEENKPTYIEISAEQNFDTPASQNNALNSFFGTETIQAVQTLPTVAECGVLSESETTQSLLKEKQTSSGDTNVNHIS; from the exons atgcatatatatgccAGTCAATTACCGTTTGTGTTACGTAGATTGTCAATCGCGCGGGCGGCTGAATGCAAAGTAATCGAGTCTTCGTTAGGCGACGTGAA CATCGTATCTTCaatgtgtaataaaataaattgtgttcAAGCAG atccCAAACCATGTTTTGGGTTCCTGAATGCGCAAGAAGATGATGAGATGCAAATTACTGGTTACAAGCGTTCCTTATTACGCACCATATTATGTTGGTTCTTCATATCGCTGACTGGTGGACTGTTGCGTCTTGTAATGCATTGGTGGCGTCATTGGTACCTGATTGCAACACACGAGAAATGTGCACTGGAAATCGCCGAAAAGGTTTTAATACAAGAGCACTACCAAGGCAAACACGTAATATATTATGTGAAGACAGTCGAAGAACTAAATGCTTCAATGCCGAT gaaatctATACAACAGCGGGCAGGATTTTCGCCAAGCTTGCTAGCGAAAAACagagcttctggcaatgagaacaCATTGACATTAGAAACGCAGcgagaaattgaaattgatgagaagaattttcattttagtGTGCACTTTTCCTCAGCATTATTTAAAC aaaCTAAAAGTATGCGTATAATCAATTGCAAACAATTGCGTTACGTATGGGACAATCAAACACAAtcatttaacaaattaaaaggACTCGATGTAAATGTGTCGAGCGCATACTTTCATCAGCAGCGCGGTCTGCCAGTGCAGGAACAATTGTCACGGCGCTTAGCATATGGACCAAATGAAATAACAGTGCCCGTTAAAGACCTAAAGACTTTACTAGTTTTAGAAATGCTTAATCCTTTCTACGTTTTCCAAATATTCTCGGTAATATTATGGTTCACATATGACTACTATTACTATGCGTGTGTGATATTGCTTATGACAATGTTTGGCATTGGCATGTCAATTATACAAACTAAGAAG AATCAAGATTCACTGCGTGAAACTGTAATAAATAGAGGTTGTGCGATGGTTGTATCGGAGACTGGACAAGTGCGCGAAACAGGCACTGAGAGTTTAGTGCCTGGCGATGTGATCGAAATACCCACCAACGGCTGTACTATGCATTGTGATGCCGTACTTCTATCCGGAAATTGCATTCTGGATGAATCAATGCTTACAG GTGAAAGCGTGCCTGTTACAAAAACGCCTTTACCAATGAAACGTGATTTGATATACGACAAGAAGGAACATGCAAGACACACACTATTTTGTGGCACAAAAGTTATACAAACGCGTTATATTGGTTCTGAAAAAGTCTTGGCGATTGTTGTTAACACTGGCAACATAACTGCCAAAGGTGGACTTGTACGTTCAATACTCTATCCACCACCAGTTGACTATAAATTCGAACAGGACTcctataaatttattgaatgttTGGGTTTAATTGCCTTGATTggctttatttataccttagtgaCGAAG GTATTACGTGGCGTAGAGCCGGTCAAAATTGCTGTCGAGTCTTTAGACCTTATAACAATTGTTGTGCCACCTGCACTACCAGCTGCCATGACAGTGGGCCGTTTTTATGCACAAAAGCGTCTTAAGCTTaagaatatatattgtatttcacCACGTTCAATTAATGTTGCTGGCAGTATTGATTGCTGTTGTTTCGACAAG ACAGGCACGCTAACGGAAGAGGGTTTAGACATGTGGGGTGTAGTGCCGAAAACTGTTACAAATGAATTTCAAATGCCCATCAAACAGATACAGCGCTTACCTTTTGATAATTTCTTATTTGGCATGGTGACATGTCATTCCATAACTATTATGAATGGCAAACTGATGGGTGACCCACTAGATTTGAAGATGTTTGAGTCTACTGGATGGATTTTAGAAGACCAAAAAAATGTGCCAGACAGCCAAAAGTATGGTCTAATACATCCCACCATCGTGAGACAACCAAAAAAAG aatttgaTGCTGAGTTGCCGCAGAATGCGGAGTTGCCAGTACAACGGCAATCATCGATTGACGATTTACTGGCGGATGTTGGTCTACTTAATGGTGAAACGAACAATGATCATGGTATTGTGCGTGAATTTCCATTTACATCTAACTTGCAGCGCATGTCCGTTATTACGCGTCGTCTGAGTGGTTCTAATTTTAATGTATACTGCAAGGGCTCACCTGAGATGCTGCAGCAACTTTGCCAACCATGCAGTTTGCCAGAGAATTACTCCCAGCAATTGGCGTTTTTCGCCAAACGTGGATACCGTATTATTGCAATGGCTTATAAACCCCTCAGCCCTAAAATGAGTTATATTAAGGCGCAACGTTTGGCACGTGAAATAGTTGAGAGCGATTTGGAGTTTCTTGGTTTCGTTGTGATGGAGAACCGCCTGAAACCGGATACAACGGAGGTGATAGCAACATTAACAAATGCTAACATACGTACGGTTATGATAACTGGCGATAATCTTCTGACAGCGATAAGTGTGGCACGTGATTGTGGTATTGTTTCAACGGAACAAGCAGTGGTCACGGTAAACGCACGACAAGTACTAAAAAAAGAACGTTATGAGTATGAACTCTATTACACGCTTGAGATAGGCGGTACGGACGATACTACTAAGGAATTAGTAAATGGTGCGGATATAATATCACTACAATCATCCGTAAACAACTCGGCTGATGGAAATTATCGCATTTTTAATGGTGATATTACATCCTTAAGTAGCGTTTCATTGACACTACCCAACAGTAGTAGTCTAGCGAGTGTGGAGACTTGTGAAACGTGGACGCATCAAGATCCTGAATTGGGTTTGGTTAACGCTAAACACGAGAAGAAAGACCTCTCGCCAACCTGGCGTAACAATTATAAATTCGCAATGATCGGTAGAACATGGCAAATTATACGCGACAATTTTCCGTATGAATTAAAGAATTTCGTTGTACGTGGTGCTATTTTTGCGCGTATGTCACCGGAACAAAAGCAGGCATTAATAATGGAACTGCAACAGCTTGACTACTGCGTCGCTATGTGCGGCGATGGTGCAAACGACTGTGGTGCTTTGAAAGTGGCGCATACTGGCATTTCGTTGAGCGAAAGTGAGTCGGCAATTGCGTCGCCATTTACATCGCGTAATCCAACAATTGAATGTGTGCCAAATGTCATCAAGGAAGGCAGAGCCGCATTAGTAACGTCATTtggtatatttaaatacatggcTGCATATTCCATGGTACAATTCATATCAGTTATGATTCTATATTCCATTGACTCCAACTTGACGGATAAACAGTATTTATATGTTGATTTGGGACTGATATCTGTGTTCGCATTTTTCTTCGGCAAAACCGGCGTGTACGTTGGACCACTCGCTAAGCAAGTCCCATTAAGCTCGCTTATCTCCTTAGCGCCACTATCATCAATTATATTGCATTTACTTGTCGTGGTGGGATTCCAAACGGCCG GTTGGTTCCAGTTGCATCAGCAGGTCTGGTTTAAACCTTTCAAACACAGTGATGAAGATCACTTAGGGTGCACCGAAAACTACACTATGTTCGCCATATCCAGTTTTCAGTATATTATACTcgcatttatattttctaagGGCGCGCCATACCGCAAACCGATTTGGTCGAATATTCCACTATCGCTCTCAATGCTTATAAATCTTGCAATCGTTtgttatttagttatttacCCCTCGCAATGGATGCGAGAGTTTTTCCAACTGGTTGTACCCGACGATTTCGGCTTCCGATATTGGATGTTATTTTATGGAGTGGTGAATTTTGTGGTGCATGTAATTGTTGAGGCATTCGTCGTGGAGTATTTACTGTTTCAAAAAGTGCAGGTGCGTCGTGACAGAAACATGCAAAAATCGAAGCGAAAATATATGCATGTGGAATACGATTTGCGTTGTTGCAAGAGTTGGCCGCCCATATCACAGTCTTGTGAAGCATTCGATTGTTCAGCACCGCTGGAAGAGAATAAACCCACGTATATAGAGATAAGTGCCGAACAAAACTTCGACACGCCTGCATCACAAAATAATgcattaaatagtttttttggtaCGGAAACAATTCAAGCCGTACAAACTTTGCCAACGGTAGCCGAGTGCGGTGTGCTTAGTGAATCCGAAACCACCCAGTCGCTGTTGAAGGAGAAGCAAACGAGCAGTGGTGATACGAATGTGAACCACATTTCATGA